The Formosa sp. Hel1_33_131 genome window below encodes:
- the recN gene encoding DNA repair protein RecN → MLSELTIKNYALIDTLQVQFDSGFTSITGETGAGKSILLGGLALVLGKRADLSNINDPTQKCIIEATFNIENFNLQPFFEEQDLDFESHTILRREILPSGKSRAFVNDSPVNLAILAELGGQLIDIHSQQQTQELTNDDFQFQIIDALAKNSTAVETYQQLLKSYKATQKQLRELSESKLQSEKEQDYQSFLLNELTEAKLQGIHLEALELEYNTLNNVESIQTELALANQIISTEDLGVASNLRTLKQVVHKLSEISSVYSSLSERIESVAIELDDVFSEIESEQTKLEVNPTRLSEIDAMLQVIHNLFTKHNVNSVEALIDIETDLSTQLDTLASLDDTISTLENTLESLVKKLDKQAATIHKQRQQVLPDLIHQLETILTDLGMPNARFKLLLNPSETYLYNGKDQLEFLFTANKGGQFLPLKKAASGGELSRIMLAIKSVLSKYQQLPTIMFDEIDTGVSGEIAHKMGDIMNQMSAYMQVFSITHLPQIAAKGQSHFKVFKQDTQNTTVTSLKKLTTQERVEEIAQMLGGKELSASAIAHANQLLN, encoded by the coding sequence TTGCTTTCAGAACTCACCATAAAAAATTACGCTCTAATTGACACCCTTCAGGTTCAATTTGATTCTGGTTTTACCAGCATCACGGGGGAGACAGGCGCGGGTAAATCTATTTTATTAGGCGGTTTGGCATTGGTACTTGGAAAGCGTGCCGATTTATCAAACATCAATGACCCCACTCAAAAATGTATAATTGAAGCAACATTCAATATTGAGAATTTTAACCTCCAACCCTTTTTTGAGGAGCAGGATCTCGATTTTGAATCTCATACTATCTTGCGAAGAGAGATTTTACCTTCTGGAAAATCCAGGGCATTTGTAAACGACTCACCAGTAAACCTTGCAATTTTAGCCGAACTCGGTGGGCAATTGATAGACATCCATTCGCAACAACAAACTCAGGAATTGACCAATGATGATTTTCAATTTCAAATCATTGATGCCTTGGCAAAAAATAGCACAGCGGTGGAGACCTACCAACAGTTGTTGAAATCTTACAAAGCAACCCAAAAACAACTCAGGGAATTAAGCGAATCCAAATTACAATCTGAAAAAGAACAAGACTACCAGTCTTTTTTATTAAACGAATTAACCGAAGCAAAGCTTCAAGGCATCCATTTAGAAGCCTTAGAACTCGAATACAATACCTTGAACAATGTGGAGTCCATTCAAACCGAACTCGCTTTGGCCAATCAAATTATAAGTACCGAAGATTTAGGCGTCGCCTCCAATCTGAGAACCCTCAAACAAGTAGTTCATAAACTCTCCGAAATTTCATCTGTTTACAGTTCGTTATCCGAACGCATTGAAAGTGTTGCGATTGAATTGGACGATGTGTTCAGTGAGATAGAATCCGAACAAACCAAGCTAGAAGTCAACCCCACACGACTGAGTGAAATTGATGCGATGCTTCAAGTCATACATAACTTGTTTACGAAACACAATGTAAACTCTGTAGAAGCACTTATAGATATAGAAACTGATTTATCCACCCAATTAGACACTTTAGCCTCTTTGGACGACACCATATCCACCCTTGAAAACACACTGGAATCACTGGTTAAAAAACTAGACAAACAAGCTGCAACTATACACAAACAACGGCAACAGGTATTACCAGATTTAATCCATCAGTTAGAAACCATTCTGACGGATTTGGGAATGCCCAATGCGCGTTTTAAATTATTGTTAAATCCATCCGAAACCTATTTGTATAACGGAAAAGATCAGTTAGAATTTTTATTCACCGCCAACAAAGGAGGGCAGTTTTTACCCCTTAAAAAAGCAGCGTCTGGAGGTGAGCTTTCTCGAATTATGTTGGCAATCAAATCCGTCTTATCTAAATACCAGCAATTGCCAACCATTATGTTTGATGAAATTGACACCGGTGTTTCAGGTGAAATTGCCCACAAAATGGGGGACATCATGAATCAGATGAGTGCCTATATGCAAGTCTTTTCAATTACCCACCTCCCACAAATTGCAGCCAAAGGGCAGTCGCATTTTAAAGTTTTTAAGCAAGACACACAAAACACAACAGTGACGTCTCTTAAAAAACTAACAACACAGGAGCGTGTCGAAGAAATTGCGCAAATGCTAGGCGGCAAAGAATTATCTGCATCCGCAATCGCACATGCAAATCAGTTATTGAATTAA
- a CDS encoding enoyl-ACP reductase FabI produces the protein MSYNLLKGKRGIIFGALDPNSIAWITAERVHEEGGTFVLSNAPIAMRMGQIDELAKKTGSQVIAADATSVEDLENLVQQATEILGGKLDFVLHSIGMSVNVRKGRAYTDQKYDWTQKGTDVSAMSFHKVMQTLYKHDAMNEWGSIVALTYMAAQRVFPDYNDMADNKAYLESIARSFGYFFGRDKNVRVNTISQSPTPTTAGKGVKGFDGFIAYADKMSPLGNATALDCANYTVSLFSDLTKRVTLQNLFNDGGFSNMGVSDAVMDTFTEDDA, from the coding sequence ATGTCTTACAATTTACTAAAAGGAAAACGCGGAATTATTTTTGGAGCTTTAGATCCCAATTCAATTGCATGGATCACAGCCGAACGTGTTCATGAAGAAGGCGGTACCTTTGTATTGTCCAACGCACCGATCGCAATGCGAATGGGGCAGATTGACGAATTGGCCAAAAAAACAGGCTCGCAAGTGATTGCAGCAGATGCTACTTCTGTTGAAGATTTAGAAAATTTAGTACAACAAGCTACGGAGATTTTAGGCGGCAAGCTCGATTTTGTATTGCACTCTATTGGGATGTCTGTCAATGTAAGAAAAGGCCGTGCCTATACCGATCAAAAATACGATTGGACTCAAAAAGGAACCGATGTTTCTGCGATGTCTTTTCACAAAGTGATGCAAACGCTTTACAAGCACGATGCGATGAACGAATGGGGGAGTATTGTAGCGCTTACCTATATGGCAGCACAACGCGTGTTTCCGGATTATAACGACATGGCAGATAACAAAGCCTATTTAGAAAGTATTGCCAGAAGTTTCGGATACTTTTTTGGACGCGACAAAAACGTGCGTGTCAATACCATCTCACAATCGCCAACACCCACCACTGCCGGTAAAGGAGTGAAAGGATTTGATGGCTTTATTGCTTATGCCGATAAAATGTCGCCTTTAGGAAATGCAACCGCTCTGGATTGTGCTAATTATACTGTTTCGTTGTTTAGTGATTTAACCAAACGTGTCACACTTCAAAACCTATTTAACGATGGTGGTTTTAGCAATATGGGTGTCAGTGACGCCGTCATGGATACCTTTACGGAAGACGATGCATAA
- a CDS encoding T9SS-dependent choice-of-anchor J family protein — MKKIYYLLLTLAISSLSFGQVEVFNLAGGGAFPDGWTATNNVATNDIDKGSYFLLDSGGPSDIIVSAVYDLSAYSSAEFSLDVATFGSGDNNSATIEFSYDGGTTYTSSGTTAVPTSSSYIAGGTFTVTPSAQVVIKLTNTGVAGRGNRLKNLILTGVSSPSAPVTNAPTPDAREAGDVISIYSDAYSNITVSDFNPNWGQTGFTTVDIAYDPTGEGNNSVIAYTNFNYQGTEFDAQDASSMEYLHVDVWTATAGAVLQVTPINSGTGAAEVLTTVTLVDAGWSSVDLPKASFTGMIWDSVLQLKFDGQTGTNPSDVYIDNIYFWKAAVAPLTAPVTNAPTPDAREAGDVISIYSDAYSNITVSDFNPNWGQTGFTTVDIAYDPTGEGNNTVIAYTNFNYQGTEFDAQDASSMEYLHVDVWTATAGAVLQVTPINNGTGVAEVLTTVTLVDAGWSSVDLPKASFTGMIWDSVLQLKFDGQTGTNPSDVYIDNIYFWKTADTTAPVIELIGANPQELAVGDAYVELNATATDDTDDDTALSAAILIDATAVDTATAGSYSVTYNVSDAAGNAATEVVRTVTVEAAGACDGATALTIGTQQCGNTNEFGDLFDDSVCLGNYDGGDDYIFSYTATNTGDKLDLTITGQLGYTGFAMSQGCPEGGAGTCVGVQTSSGSGALNFESDALIAGEVYYIQISTYPFPQSTDFCLDAVLVPAPSCFVPTDLEVAAVTVTSANLTWTVSASNESAWNIEYGADGFTQGDGSGTTVAVTANPYAFTALTANTSYDVYLQANCGAGDTSVWVGPLSFTTLCATEIPDYTQGFDPYTGICWTEATGPIAGPTAGTTSSIWFQDEFANTDALGQSAGINIYGTGDESWLISPTFDLSSGGYEVNLDVALTDYAAATLSETIRADDAVYVMQSIDGGTTWTTIYTWDANNSPSNTGDNVTIDVSTVTSVTVQFAVFALEGSTSGGDLDFFIDNFAVRTPPSCFAPAANSMAASLITTTSANLSWTAGATEAAWNIEYGATGFALGAGTTVAVTANSYALMGLTANTSYDFYVQADCGGNGTSAWVGPFTFTTLCDAVTTFPWTEDFEGITTPSLPSCWSENDNNADTDFWKTYDTYGVASSNAAGMYTDYNIDGSWSGPGTNNDDYLILPQFALTGNERLKFSVRSRSSGEPNDYKVVLSTSSNDPTDFTTDLMALTVSTATHTEQVIDLSAYSGNVYIAIHVPADGLDGYYLYVDDFTVEAIPSCLEVTDLAVTNLTTTSADLSWTAGATETAWNLEYGATGFVQGAGTTVAVTANSYALTGLAANTSYDVYVQADCGAGDTSTWVGPITIFTGYCVPSSSSSSTFIDSVTSTGAFSDLNNGADGYSETGYANYFSTYAIQSLAGASFDLTATIVGGTAGFAVWIDYNNDLTFDSTEVVFNTTSYANGPFTATIALPETLADGDYRMRLMVDYNDSNPNDDACAFNGTRAEAEDYKITIDSSLGMDTVSKSNFTYFPNPVNNVLSIKAQASIDSITVYNMLGQTVVRSTPNTTTTTVDMSGLQTGAYFVQVAINNSIETVRVIKN, encoded by the coding sequence ATGAAAAAGATTTACTATTTATTATTAACACTTGCGATTTCTTCGCTGTCTTTTGGGCAAGTTGAAGTTTTTAATTTAGCAGGTGGTGGTGCATTTCCAGACGGATGGACCGCAACAAACAATGTAGCAACCAATGATATTGACAAAGGTTCTTACTTTTTGTTAGATTCCGGAGGCCCATCTGATATTATTGTATCAGCGGTCTATGATCTAAGTGCATACAGTTCTGCTGAATTCAGTTTGGACGTAGCCACTTTTGGTTCGGGAGATAACAATTCGGCTACCATCGAATTTTCTTATGATGGAGGTACTACTTACACTTCATCTGGAACCACAGCTGTTCCGACTTCATCTTCTTACATAGCTGGAGGAACCTTTACGGTAACGCCTTCCGCTCAAGTGGTGATTAAATTGACGAACACAGGAGTTGCTGGAAGAGGAAATAGATTAAAGAACTTAATTCTGACTGGAGTGTCATCTCCATCAGCACCTGTAACAAATGCACCAACCCCTGATGCACGTGAAGCAGGAGATGTCATCTCTATTTATAGTGATGCATACTCAAACATTACTGTCTCTGATTTCAATCCAAATTGGGGTCAGACAGGATTCACTACGGTTGATATAGCTTACGATCCAACAGGAGAAGGAAACAACTCCGTTATAGCATACACAAACTTCAATTACCAAGGAACTGAATTTGATGCTCAAGATGCATCTTCAATGGAGTATTTGCATGTTGATGTTTGGACAGCGACCGCTGGAGCAGTTTTACAGGTTACACCAATAAACAGTGGTACAGGAGCTGCCGAGGTTCTAACAACTGTTACTTTAGTCGATGCAGGTTGGAGCAGTGTAGATCTTCCAAAAGCATCATTTACAGGGATGATCTGGGACAGTGTTTTACAATTAAAATTTGATGGACAAACAGGGACAAACCCTTCAGATGTCTATATCGATAATATATACTTCTGGAAAGCAGCAGTAGCGCCTTTAACAGCGCCTGTAACAAATGCACCAACCCCTGATGCACGTGAAGCAGGAGATGTCATCTCTATTTATAGTGATGCATACTCAAACATTACTGTCTCTGATTTCAATCCAAATTGGGGTCAGACAGGATTCACTACGGTTGATATAGCTTACGATCCAACAGGAGAAGGAAACAACACCGTTATAGCATACACAAACTTCAATTACCAAGGAACTGAATTTGATGCTCAAGATGCATCTTCAATGGAGTATTTGCATGTTGATGTTTGGACAGCGACCGCTGGAGCAGTTTTACAGGTTACACCAATAAACAATGGTACAGGAGTTGCCGAGGTTCTAACAACTGTTACTTTAGTCGATGCAGGTTGGAGCAGTGTAGATCTTCCAAAAGCATCATTTACAGGGATGATCTGGGACAGTGTTTTACAATTAAAATTTGATGGACAAACAGGGACAAACCCTTCAGATGTCTATATCGATAATATATACTTCTGGAAAACAGCAGATACAACTGCACCAGTTATAGAGCTAATAGGTGCTAATCCACAGGAATTAGCAGTAGGCGATGCTTACGTTGAATTAAATGCTACAGCAACAGATGATACGGATGATGATACAGCTTTGTCAGCCGCTATTTTAATAGACGCAACAGCAGTAGATACAGCAACAGCTGGATCTTACTCAGTGACCTATAATGTATCGGATGCCGCCGGAAACGCAGCAACCGAAGTTGTAAGAACCGTAACCGTTGAAGCGGCTGGGGCTTGTGATGGAGCTACGGCGTTGACGATTGGCACACAACAATGTGGCAATACTAACGAGTTTGGAGACCTATTTGATGACAGTGTGTGTCTAGGTAATTATGACGGTGGAGATGACTATATATTTTCTTACACTGCTACAAATACAGGGGATAAGTTAGATTTAACGATTACTGGACAACTTGGATATACAGGTTTTGCAATGTCTCAGGGATGTCCTGAAGGGGGTGCTGGTACTTGTGTAGGAGTACAAACGAGTTCTGGTTCAGGGGCTTTAAATTTTGAATCGGATGCCTTAATAGCTGGTGAAGTTTATTACATTCAAATCTCAACGTATCCTTTTCCACAATCCACCGATTTTTGTTTAGATGCTGTTTTAGTTCCTGCTCCTTCGTGTTTTGTACCTACTGATTTAGAGGTCGCTGCAGTTACTGTAACATCAGCAAACCTAACTTGGACTGTAAGTGCTTCAAACGAATCAGCATGGAATATTGAATATGGTGCTGATGGTTTTACACAAGGTGATGGTTCAGGAACTACGGTTGCCGTAACAGCAAATCCGTATGCGTTTACTGCACTAACAGCAAACACCAGTTATGATGTTTATTTACAAGCCAATTGTGGTGCTGGTGATACAAGTGTATGGGTGGGGCCTTTAAGCTTTACAACGTTATGTGCTACTGAAATACCAGATTACACACAAGGGTTTGATCCTTATACAGGAATTTGTTGGACAGAAGCAACAGGACCTATTGCAGGGCCAACTGCAGGTACAACAAGTTCTATTTGGTTTCAAGATGAATTTGCAAATACAGATGCTTTAGGGCAATCTGCGGGAATCAATATATACGGTACGGGAGATGAATCTTGGTTGATCTCACCGACTTTTGACTTAAGTTCAGGAGGCTATGAAGTAAACTTAGATGTTGCGTTAACGGATTACGCAGCAGCAACGTTATCAGAAACAATTCGTGCTGATGATGCTGTATATGTAATGCAATCAATTGATGGAGGTACTACGTGGACTACTATTTATACATGGGATGCTAATAACTCACCATCAAATACAGGAGATAATGTTACAATAGATGTTTCTACAGTAACAAGTGTAACCGTTCAATTTGCAGTATTTGCACTTGAAGGAAGTACTTCTGGAGGTGATTTAGACTTCTTTATCGATAATTTTGCAGTAAGAACACCACCATCTTGTTTTGCGCCAGCCGCTAACTCTATGGCAGCCTCTCTTATCACGACTACATCAGCAAATTTGAGCTGGACAGCGGGAGCTACAGAAGCAGCTTGGAACATAGAATATGGCGCTACAGGCTTCGCTCTAGGCGCAGGAACTACGGTTGCTGTAACAGCAAATTCTTACGCACTTATGGGGCTCACAGCCAATACGAGCTACGATTTTTATGTACAAGCCGACTGTGGAGGAAATGGAACGAGTGCATGGGTAGGGCCTTTTACCTTTACAACCCTTTGTGATGCGGTAACAACATTCCCATGGACTGAGGATTTTGAAGGGATTACAACACCAAGCTTACCATCCTGTTGGTCTGAAAACGATAACAATGCTGATACCGATTTTTGGAAAACATATGATACTTACGGAGTTGCTAGTAGCAATGCGGCAGGTATGTATACAGATTATAATATCGATGGTTCTTGGTCTGGCCCAGGTACTAATAATGATGACTATTTAATACTCCCTCAATTTGCGTTAACAGGAAATGAGCGTTTAAAATTTAGTGTGAGATCTAGATCTTCTGGAGAGCCAAATGACTATAAAGTTGTACTGTCAACTTCTAGTAATGACCCAACAGATTTTACGACAGATCTAATGGCTTTAACAGTATCGACTGCAACCCATACAGAACAGGTAATCGATTTAAGTGCCTATTCTGGGAATGTTTACATTGCAATTCATGTTCCAGCTGATGGTCTTGATGGTTATTATTTATACGTTGATGATTTCACTGTTGAAGCGATTCCATCCTGTTTAGAAGTTACCGATTTAGCAGTAACCAACCTCACGACTACATCAGCAGATTTGAGCTGGACAGCGGGAGCTACAGAAACAGCTTGGAACCTAGAATATGGCGCTACAGGCTTTGTACAAGGCGCTGGAACTACGGTTGCTGTAACAGCAAATTCTTACGCACTCACGGGGCTCGCAGCCAATACAAGCTATGACGTCTATGTGCAAGCGGATTGCGGTGCTGGAGATACCAGTACATGGGTAGGGCCAATAACTATTTTTACAGGGTATTGTGTACCCTCATCATCTAGTTCTTCTACTTTTATCGATAGTGTAACTTCAACTGGAGCATTTTCAGATTTGAATAATGGTGCTGATGGATACTCTGAGACTGGTTATGCCAATTACTTTAGTACGTATGCTATACAATCTTTAGCAGGAGCTTCGTTTGATTTAACTGCAACTATTGTTGGAGGAACAGCTGGATTTGCAGTGTGGATTGATTATAATAATGATTTAACATTTGACTCAACTGAAGTTGTTTTCAATACCACAAGTTATGCAAATGGACCGTTTACGGCAACAATAGCATTACCGGAAACACTTGCAGATGGTGATTATAGAATGCGACTAATGGTTGATTATAATGATTCAAACCCTAATGATGATGCTTGTGCTTTCAATGGTACGAGAGCAGAAGCTGAAGATTATAAAATCACTATAGATTCTTCTTTAGGAATGGATACCGTATCAAAATCTAACTTCACCTATTTCCCGAACCCAGTAAACAATGTATTGTCTATCAAAGCGCAAGCAAGTATTGACAGTATTACCGTTTACAATATGTTAGGGCAAACGGTTGTGAGATCGACACCAAACACTACGACAACTACTGTTGACATGTCTGGATTACAGACAGGTGCTTACTTTGTTCAAGTAGCCATCAACAACAGTATAGAAACTGTACGAGTGATTAAAAATTAA
- a CDS encoding glycosyltransferase, with the protein MIASDFSFIIPVFNRPEEIRELLESFCALESPKTFEIVIIEDGSTLDSKLIVDHFQDRLKISYYAKENTGPGHSRNYGMERAKGRYFIILDSDCILPPPYLEAVISKLNTQYVDGFGGPDAAKDTFTDLQKAINFSMTSYMTTGGIRGGKIPVDNYEPRSFNMGISKEAFQATGGFGRIHPGEDPDLSIRLKEMGYHLHLIPEAFVFHKRRISLESFYTQVNKFGQARPILNKWHPQSKRLTYWFPTLFTLGFVVSSLFALIGFYGFLIMYALYFLAAMIGAFRATNNIIVAFLVLPAIAIQFFGYGFGFLKATLKLGLSRKDETLLFPNLFFRAQ; encoded by the coding sequence ATGATTGCAAGTGATTTTTCATTTATCATTCCTGTTTTTAACCGACCTGAAGAAATTAGAGAACTTCTTGAAAGTTTTTGTGCCTTAGAATCGCCCAAGACGTTTGAAATTGTCATCATTGAAGACGGCTCTACTTTAGACTCTAAACTCATTGTCGATCATTTTCAAGACCGTCTTAAAATCAGCTATTACGCCAAAGAAAACACAGGGCCTGGACATTCCAGAAACTACGGTATGGAACGCGCTAAAGGCCGTTATTTTATTATTTTAGATTCGGATTGCATTCTCCCACCACCATATCTAGAAGCCGTTATTTCTAAATTAAACACCCAGTATGTAGATGGATTTGGAGGGCCAGATGCTGCCAAAGACACTTTTACAGACCTCCAAAAAGCCATTAATTTCTCGATGACTTCTTATATGACTACCGGAGGTATTCGTGGCGGTAAAATCCCCGTTGACAATTACGAACCCCGAAGTTTTAATATGGGAATTTCTAAAGAAGCCTTTCAAGCCACAGGCGGTTTTGGACGCATACACCCTGGAGAAGACCCTGATTTGTCCATCCGACTCAAAGAAATGGGCTACCACCTTCATCTCATCCCCGAAGCGTTTGTGTTTCATAAACGCCGCATATCCCTAGAAAGTTTTTACACACAAGTCAATAAATTTGGGCAAGCCCGCCCCATTCTCAATAAATGGCACCCCCAATCCAAACGGTTGACCTATTGGTTTCCAACATTGTTCACTCTCGGTTTTGTGGTAAGCAGCCTATTTGCTCTCATTGGTTTTTATGGGTTTCTGATCATGTATGCACTCTATTTTTTAGCAGCTATGATCGGCGCTTTTCGTGCCACTAACAACATCATAGTCGCCTTTTTAGTACTGCCCGCCATTGCCATTCAGTTTTTTGGCTATGGGTTTGGATTTCTCAAAGCCACCCTAAAGTTGGGGCTTTCGAGAAAAGATGAAACCCTCCTGTTTCCTAATTTATTTTTCAGAGCCCAATGA
- a CDS encoding CdaR family protein, translating into MIKKIKHIKSNLVQGKRLNVFVLFLFLSFLISLLSKLSNTYTQTLQFELQPTQLKSNEVLVSKDAKTINVTISGKGFALLKYYIETPTIDVDFSELNKNKAHYFWTERSQLEKIINHFDSKITVKSINPDTLLFPYDRQFIKKIPVEVLVNASFAVGFDLVNPFRAVPDSITLMGPESLVKTISSIKTKPLDLTDVNANIDRVVALDIPTTSDQLSYSEQTVSVRGEVEKFTEGSVNVPVTIVNVPDNLTLNFFPKEITVIFYASLKAYNSIDARDFSVECDFNTLTAENSYLNPVLVKQPTTVKTAALKGTEFEYVITPKND; encoded by the coding sequence ATGATCAAAAAAATTAAACATATAAAATCCAATTTAGTGCAAGGCAAACGTTTGAACGTATTTGTGTTGTTTCTATTTTTGTCGTTTTTGATTTCATTACTCTCAAAATTGTCAAACACCTATACCCAAACACTTCAATTTGAGCTGCAGCCCACACAGCTAAAATCGAACGAAGTACTGGTTTCAAAGGATGCTAAAACAATCAACGTCACCATTTCAGGCAAAGGATTTGCGCTCCTAAAATACTATATAGAAACTCCAACTATTGACGTTGATTTCTCGGAATTAAACAAAAACAAAGCCCATTATTTCTGGACAGAACGCAGCCAGCTTGAAAAAATCATCAATCATTTTGATTCAAAAATCACGGTAAAATCGATCAACCCCGACACCCTTTTATTTCCCTACGACCGACAGTTTATTAAAAAAATTCCCGTAGAAGTTTTGGTAAACGCAAGTTTTGCAGTCGGATTTGATTTGGTCAACCCCTTTCGTGCGGTTCCCGATTCAATTACCCTTATGGGACCTGAATCTCTCGTAAAAACAATTTCATCCATTAAAACAAAACCCCTAGATTTAACAGATGTCAACGCCAATATTGATAGGGTAGTAGCTTTGGATATTCCCACCACTTCAGATCAGCTCAGCTATTCTGAGCAAACCGTTTCAGTAAGAGGAGAGGTTGAGAAATTTACAGAAGGCAGCGTCAATGTACCCGTCACCATTGTGAATGTACCGGACAATCTTACACTTAATTTTTTCCCCAAAGAAATAACCGTCATATTCTATGCGTCTCTCAAAGCTTATAACAGCATTGATGCCAGAGATTTTTCTGTTGAATGTGATTTTAATACCTTAACGGCCGAAAATAGTTATCTAAATCCTGTGTTGGTCAAGCAACCTACAACAGTGAAAACGGCTGCATTAAAAGGCACTGAATTTGAATATGTAATCACGCCAAAAAATGACTAA
- the coaE gene encoding dephospho-CoA kinase (Dephospho-CoA kinase (CoaE) performs the final step in coenzyme A biosynthesis.) codes for MTKIVGLTGGIGSGKTTVAQMFKALGVPVYNADDEAKALMQSSEILKRELIQLLGVNCYQNEQLNRSFIASKVFADKALLEKINAIVHPKVAAHFEAWHAKQNTPYVIKEVAILFETGSQHLFDFILTVTAPVETRIQRVMDRDQKTKSDVELVIKNQLSEDEKINQSHFVIFNNTILETQRKVQEIHNEILKLIENS; via the coding sequence ATGACTAAAATTGTAGGACTTACCGGCGGTATTGGCAGTGGGAAAACCACCGTGGCTCAAATGTTTAAAGCTTTGGGTGTTCCTGTTTACAATGCAGACGACGAAGCGAAAGCCTTGATGCAAAGCTCTGAAATCCTAAAACGAGAATTGATACAATTACTCGGGGTTAACTGTTATCAAAACGAACAGTTGAACCGTTCTTTTATTGCTTCTAAAGTATTTGCGGATAAAGCGTTGTTAGAAAAAATAAACGCCATCGTTCACCCAAAAGTAGCGGCTCATTTTGAAGCCTGGCATGCCAAACAAAACACTCCTTATGTAATCAAAGAAGTCGCCATCCTTTTTGAAACGGGATCTCAACATCTTTTTGATTTTATTCTGACGGTCACAGCTCCTGTGGAAACACGCATCCAACGGGTGATGGATAGAGATCAAAAAACAAAATCGGATGTCGAATTGGTGATTAAAAACCAATTATCGGAGGATGAAAAAATAAATCAATCACATTTTGTGATTTTTAATAACACAATTTTAGAAACACAGCGGAAAGTGCAAGAAATTCACAATGAAATTCTAAAATTGATTGAGAATTCCTAA